The genomic window GTAACTGCGGTATAACCGACTTTCTTAATGAAGTCTTACCTGAAGCCGTCCCTCCACCAACTAAGATCGCGATGGGTCTTTGTCCTTTATTTGTACTGGTGGCATTTTTAAGATAATTTTTATTATCTTTTCATGAAATAATTTTTGGTGCTTACTTAGTAGTTCATGATTAGTATTTGAATTTCTATATGGGTTATTATGAAGCGTTTCACCCTTTGCTTTTCTAAAAACACACGAGAGTACTCTTATTAGTTTATTTAACATCCAGCTCACCTAGATTAATATATTCAAAATTTATTTGAAATGTTAATAAATATATTGGTGGATAAAGATAAGGTATATGCAACTTCCACCATTAACCTTTCTAGGAATGATATTACGGTAAATGGGAAAAAGTAATTACGAAAAGATTGAAGGAGGAATTAAAATGAAACTTAAGTATATTGTTATGGCTTTTACTTTATGTCTAGTAGTATTAGGTGCATCGGGGATGAGTGTAGTTGAAGCTGCTCCGAAGGTTATCGATTTTGAGTTAGAAGTCGAATTAAAAAATGATACTGAATACGATATTGAGTATGAGGTAAAAGGGGAGAGAATTGAAGCCAAATATAAAGTCCCTGGCCAAGCAACAAAATATGGCCAAGAAGCACAAGCTTTAATTGAACCCTTACTAAATCAATGGAACGTATCACCAGATATAAACAAAGAAGAACTAAAAAAACAAATTCTATCGACTTTACAAGTGAATCCAATTGATGTGGATGAATTTGAACTTGAAGTGAAATTTGATAATGGTCAAAATCTAAAAATTGACCGATAAAGACTTTTACGCTTACTTAGTACGGAGTAAGCGTTTTTTTACTTTACCTACTTTTCGTTTAGTTACTAACCAACTGAAATTCCTTGATGGGAGTTGAGTATGTACCAAAAATAAAATGTGAGAATTAAAAACTAGAATACCTCACACAACTAGAGGGTCTAAGTTGATGAACGATGAATATCACAATAGAAAAAGTAACAGGCAAAGTAGCAAAAGTTTTATAACTCAAGTTTGAAGTATTATTCTTAAAATTTTTGTCTCAACTTTCCACTTAATTGAGTATAGATACGAGTAGTTCCACTCTTTTTATTACAACTGAATTCGTTATTTTTTTCTTTAAGAAGCTCTTTGAGACTGTAAATGGTAGGATCTTAAAGAAAGCACGGAGTACCGGATGTCTTCTAAGAGCACAGACCCGTTGCGTTAGCAAAACGGGCACCCATCCCCTTGGGCAGGCATGATGAAGGAATGAGGTGGCTTAGACAAGTTGAGAATGGGAGGGATTGCCTCCAGGGGTGGCGTAGAGAATATCTACATTATATGGTAATAAATATAGTTTGTTTTATCTCCTCTATTTCCCCATGCCTCTATGTTGCAAAACTAGCAACACTCATTCCATTCATCCGTTATTGTTCTAACAAATGGATTGAAATTCTGCGAATAAGTGAGCATTCGAGGAGATAATAGTATCTAACTGAGGGAGTTGAAAAATTGACTGTATTAAAAGAAGGTATGGTGATTGTGAGATTGCTGGATGAAACAGAAATTAACGAATAATAAAGAATGAATGTTTTTTATAAGGTATTCTTTAAATAATTGTGAAGAACGAGGTGTTTTATCGGTGTTCTTCAGACCTTATTTGGTTAATAACTGATTTACTTTTAAAAGCAGGTCTTTGATGGAAAATGGTTTTATTAAAAGTTCTAGATTGTTATCAGCACATAAGCATTTATTTATTGATGGACTTGTTTTAACAAATAAAATAGGCGTATCTATGCCCTTTTTTCTAATGTCTGAACATAGTTGAAGTCCATTTACATCATGAAGGTTTACATTAATAATAATTAAATCAAAGGATTTTTGACTACAATTCAGAAATTGTTCAGCACTCTCAAATAGTGAAACCCTTACTCCTCGTGATTCAAGGTTATAGCTAATTAAAAGTGCATGAGACGGTTCATCTTCTAACAATGCTATTTTTTTTATATCTTCCTCTATGAATTCCAAAAAATACCCTCTCCTATTTCCCTATTTTCAAGAATGGGGGAACGATGCAGATTAAAAATCGATTATATAATTAATTACTTATATATTAAGTTACTGTAAAACTTAAATCAATTATGCAGTTTGTTAAGTTTATGTAAAGGCTTTAAGATCGAGAAGGAAAATAAAATATCGTAGGGAGTATACGTATTAATAACTCCGAGAAAAAACGACCAGAACTTAATCCTAGTCGTTTCAACGAAAGTAACATTTATTCTTCTCCAATGACCTCTTCAGCAATATTCACCGCGTGGTCACCAATGCGTTCAAAGTTACTCACTATATCCACAAATACAATGCCAGCCTGTCCTGTACATCTGTTTTCATTTAAACGTAGGATATGTTTCTTACGCAGTTCGCGCTCCATTTTATCAATTTTTTCTTCTTTTTCTAGAACCGCCCTAGCTTCATCAATATCTTCCAAGTCTAATGCTTTAATAGCTTGTTTTAATGTGGATAAAGTTAACTCAAACATTTCTTCAAGATCTGCAATAGCTGACTCTGAAAACTTGACCTTATTTGTTATTTGATATTCCACAAGTTCCATTATATTTTCCATATGATCACCAATACGCTCAAAGTCTCTAATAGTATTCATGAGAGTGTGGTGAAGTTTTGTGTCCTGGTTCGATAATGAGTGTGAAGATACTTGGATAAGGTAATCAGTAATTTTTTTATCCAAATTATTGATGGCATCTTCGTATTGCGGGATTAATTCTCTATGTTTTTTTCCTTGTGTTTTTAAGTAAAGGCCAACTTCTTTTAGTCCATTTTCAGATAACTCGGCCATACGCAATACTTCTTTTTTCCCTTGACCTAGTGCTATACCAGGTGATTGTCTAATAAACTTTTCGTCCAAATGAACTGCTTTATAAGCAATGGCTGAATCTTGACCAGGAATGATCCTGACAACTATCCAAGCGAGAACAGTAATAAACGGCAATTGGATAATTGCATTTGAAACATTAAAAATACCATGCGCGAAGGCAATTGTCATTTCTGGGTTTAAATTTAAACTATCACGGATGTATTCAATTAAAACTGTAAAAGGACCTAAAATGATTAATACAATAGTAGTTCCGATTAAATTAAAAATAACATGAGCTGCAGCAGCACGTCTTGCAGCAACTGACGCCCCTATTGCTGCTAATACAGCGGTAATTGTCGTCCCAATGTTATCACCAAAAAGAACAGGTAATGCAGCATTTAAGTCCATTAACCCTTGTCCAAAAAGAGTTTGAAGTAAGCCGATAGCCGCTGTAGAACTTTGTACAGCAATGGTAAATATAGTACCAATTAAAACACCTAAAAGAGGGTTTTCGCTCATACTAACTGTTAAATCAGCAAATGCTTGCACATCTCGCAACGGACGAAGCCCATCACCCATAAAATTAAGCCCTAAAAACAATGCACCGAAACCGAAGATAACCTGCCCATAATTATTAATTCTAGTATTTTTAAAGAAGAAAATGAAAAAAGTCCCTAAAGCAATAATTGGTAGTGCATATGCGGAAATTTTTATCCCAATAATAAATGCTGTAACAGTTGTGCCGACATTAGCACCGATTATAACACCAATTGCTTGCTTTAAAGTCATAAATCCGGCATTAACTAATCCGATGGTTAGAACTGTCGTACCTGTACTTGTCTGAAGTAAAATAGTTACAAAAATTCCCGCGATCACCCCCATCACAGGGTTAGTGGTAAAACGATCAAGTAGATCTCTAAGCCCCTCCCCCGCAACTTTTTGAAGTCCATCGCCTAAATATTTAATCCCAAATAGGAAAATCCCTAATCCCCCAAAAAACATAAATAACATTGTTTGTAAATCCATTATTAGTAACATCCTTTCTTTCGACAAATTCCTACAATTATAATCTTTCCCTAAAAAAAGTTAAAATCAAAGTAAATAAAACTTTTGTAAAGATTTTTCTTAAGGAAGTATAATAAATAAAATACATTAAGTTATGAAATGATAGGAAATAAATAATACAATTTTTCAAAAAAAAATCCTTGATATAAGTATAAAAGTAAGATAGCATATAAGTGATTTATTATATAAGTAATTAATTATATGGAACTTAAGGGGGGCTAAAATGGAGCATGTTGTTGAACTTGAAAAGGCTACATTGGTATTAAAGTTATTAGGGGATAAAACACGTTTAACAATGGTAAAGATTTTAAATTCGCATGATTGTTGTGTTTGCGAATTTGTTGAAATATTTAAAACTAGCCAACCTGCTATTAGTCAACATATTCGTAAGTTAAAAGATATTGGTATCGTCCGAGAAACAAGGAGGGGTCAATGGATCTTTTATTCTCTAAATAAAGAAAGTGTCTATTATCCTTTAGTCTTAAGTGTTTTGCACTATATAAAAAACCAAGATTATAAATTAAAAGAGTTAGAGGAACAAGGTTTACGTATTTCATGTGATTAACAAAGGAGAGTGAAGGAATGAGTACAAAAGAAGATAAACAAGGAATTGGTTTTTTTGAGCGATATTTAACGGTATGGGTTGCTTTGTGTATTATTATTGGTTTAGCTATTGGTCAGTGGTTACCTGTAGTACCTGAAACTTTAAGTCAATTTGAATATGCCCAAGTTTCTATTCCTGTTGCCATACTTATTTGGTTAATGATTTACCCTATGATGGCGCAAATTGATTTTACTAGCATTGTTAATGCAGGAAAGAAGCCTAAAGGTTTAGTGATTACACTTGTAGTGAACTGGATCATCAAACCTTTTACTATGTTTTTCTTTGCGTGGATCTTTTTTAAAGTGATTTTTTCACCTTTTATCTCAGGGGAATTAGCTACTGAATATATTGCTGGTGCCGTTCTTTTAGGTGCTGCTCCATGTACAGCCATGGTATTTGTTTGGAGTTATCTTACTAGAGGAGATGCTAGTTATACACTTATTCAAGTATCAGTAAATGATTTGATTTTAATTTTTGCTTATGGACCAATTGTTATGTTTTTACTTCGTATTAACAATGTCGTGGTACCATATGAAACAGTCATTTTATCAGTCGTGTTATTTATTGTTGTTCCTTTAGTGGCAGGATACTTATCCCGTGTTGTACTAATAAAAAATAAAGGTAAAGAGTGGTTCGAGCAAGTCTATTAAAACGGGCAGGAAAGTTTACGATGGTAGGTCTTCTGCTTACTTTAATTATTATTTTCTCTTTCCAAGGTGAAGTGATTTTAAATAATCCATTCCATATTGGATTGATAGCTATTCCTTTAATTATTCAAACTTTCTTTATATTTATTATTGCTTATTTCTGGGCTAAGAAATGGCGTTTAGATCATAGTGTTGCTGCACCAGCAGCCATGATTGGAACGAGTAATTTCTTTGAATTAGCTGTTGCTGTTTCGATCGCATTATTTGGATTGAATTCAGGGGCTACGTTAGTAACGGTAGTAGGTGTACTAGTTGAAGTGCCGCTGATGCTGTATTTAGTGAAAATAGCAAATAATACTAGACACTGGTTCCCTGAACAAAAATGGGCAAGATAAAAATAGGTAGTCAAAATTATAGTCATTCAGAAGGAGTATTATTATGAATAAAAAAACAATTTATTTCTTATGTACAGGTAATTCTTGTAGAAGTCAGATGGCAGAAGGTTGGGCAAAGGAACATCTAGGGGATGAGTGGAATGTTTACAGTGCAGGGATTGAAGCCCATGGGTTAAACCCGAATGCTGTAAAAGCAATGAAAGAAGCTGGAATTGACATTTCAAATCAAACATCGGATATTATTGATCCTGAGATTTTAAATAATGCTGATTTGGTGGTCACATTATGTGGTGACGCAGCCGATAAATGTCCTATGACACCACCACATGTAAAGCGAGAGCACTGGGGCTTTGACGACCCTGCTAAGGCTGAAGGAACAGAAGAAGAAAAGTGGGCATTTTTCCAACGTGTACGTGATGAAGTGGGAGACAGAATAAAACGATTTGCTGAAACTGGGGAATAATAATCAAATAGCCAAGAGAAAATTCTCTTGGTTTTCTTCTTAATCTATATATAAGTATTTGCTTATATACCATTATCTATGTGGAGGTTTTATCAATGAAAAAAGTAGAAATCTTTGATCCT from Anaerobacillus sp. CMMVII includes these protein-coding regions:
- a CDS encoding response regulator transcription factor, whose product is MEFIEEDIKKIALLEDEPSHALLISYNLESRGVRVSLFESAEQFLNCSQKSFDLIIINVNLHDVNGLQLCSDIRKKGIDTPILFVKTSPSINKCLCADNNLELLIKPFSIKDLLLKVNQLLTK
- a CDS encoding helix-turn-helix transcriptional regulator gives rise to the protein MEHVVELEKATLVLKLLGDKTRLTMVKILNSHDCCVCEFVEIFKTSQPAISQHIRKLKDIGIVRETRRGQWIFYSLNKESVYYPLVLSVLHYIKNQDYKLKELEEQGLRISCD
- a CDS encoding YusW family protein, whose translation is MKLKYIVMAFTLCLVVLGASGMSVVEAAPKVIDFELEVELKNDTEYDIEYEVKGERIEAKYKVPGQATKYGQEAQALIEPLLNQWNVSPDINKEELKKQILSTLQVNPIDVDEFELEVKFDNGQNLKIDR
- a CDS encoding Na/Pi cotransporter family protein, translated to MDLQTMLFMFFGGLGIFLFGIKYLGDGLQKVAGEGLRDLLDRFTTNPVMGVIAGIFVTILLQTSTGTTVLTIGLVNAGFMTLKQAIGVIIGANVGTTVTAFIIGIKISAYALPIIALGTFFIFFFKNTRINNYGQVIFGFGALFLGLNFMGDGLRPLRDVQAFADLTVSMSENPLLGVLIGTIFTIAVQSSTAAIGLLQTLFGQGLMDLNAALPVLFGDNIGTTITAVLAAIGASVAARRAAAAHVIFNLIGTTIVLIILGPFTVLIEYIRDSLNLNPEMTIAFAHGIFNVSNAIIQLPFITVLAWIVVRIIPGQDSAIAYKAVHLDEKFIRQSPGIALGQGKKEVLRMAELSENGLKEVGLYLKTQGKKHRELIPQYEDAINNLDKKITDYLIQVSSHSLSNQDTKLHHTLMNTIRDFERIGDHMENIMELVEYQITNKVKFSESAIADLEEMFELTLSTLKQAIKALDLEDIDEARAVLEKEEKIDKMERELRKKHILRLNENRCTGQAGIVFVDIVSNFERIGDHAVNIAEEVIGEE
- the arsC gene encoding arsenate reductase (thioredoxin) encodes the protein MNKKTIYFLCTGNSCRSQMAEGWAKEHLGDEWNVYSAGIEAHGLNPNAVKAMKEAGIDISNQTSDIIDPEILNNADLVVTLCGDAADKCPMTPPHVKREHWGFDDPAKAEGTEEEKWAFFQRVRDEVGDRIKRFAETGE